From a single Paramormyrops kingsleyae isolate MSU_618 chromosome 14, PKINGS_0.4, whole genome shotgun sequence genomic region:
- the LOC111851059 gene encoding sphingosine-1-phosphate phosphatase 1, translating to MASGFRSKLVRLCEILRDPHHVASFQRYCGVRGTFCRDSLNGHRHCRAEGEAADRQGRGEGETGDCNGRGDGEAEDRKGRVEGEAGDAPWRGKHAAADGVPNGLGKCVARETVRLRGASAENGDGGSKTPTCASAVKPRRRNSLTGDDGQEFLIENKLLYYLFTFGTELGNELFYITFFPFFIWNIDPYVGRRLILVWVWVMYLGQCTKDLIRWSRPASPPVVKVEMFYNSEYSMPSTHAMSGTAIPFSLFLLTYGRWEYPMPLGLVLALSWCVLVCLSRIYMGMHSILDVIAGILYSALILLLFYPALDVVDTFNQTCPYAPLAIISLHLGLGLFSFTLDTWSTSRGDTAQILGTGAGIALGAHLNRRLGLLPDPSQWQLPFSPPPFSAALLAGTVLRLLLGVVVLLATRTAMKAVTIPVICRLVGVPSHDVRQARQHMEVELPYRYIVYSTVGFNCFFLVPFLFSYVGLC from the exons ATGGCGAGCGGCTTTAGGAGCAAGCTTGTGCGGCTGTGTGAGATCCTGAGGGACCCGCATCACGTAGCGAGCTTCCAGCGGTACTGCGGCGTCCGGGGGACATTTTGCCGCGATTCGCTGAACGGCCACCGCCACTGCCGAGCCGAAGGGGAGGCAGCGGACCGTCAGGGGAGAGGAGAAGGAGAGACTGGGGACTGTAACGGGAGAGGAGATGGGGAGGCAGAGGACCGAAAGGGGAGAGTAGAAGGGGAGGCGGGGGACGCACCCTGGAGAGGAAAGCATGCCGCGGCAGACGGCGTGCCAAACGGCCTGGGGAAGTGCGTAGCCAGGGAGACGGTGCGGCTCAGGGGGGCTTCGGCTGAAAACGGGGACGGGGGAAGTAAGACGCCGACGTGCGCCAGCGCCGTCAAGCCGCGGCGCAGGAACTCTCTCACCGGGGACGACGGCCAGGAGTTTCTGATCGAAAACAAGCTGCTGTACTATCTGTTCACTTTTGGCACGGAGTTGGGCAATGAGCTCTTCTACATCACCTTCTTCCCTTTCTTCATCTGGAACATCGACCCGTACGTTGGCCGGCGCCTCATCCTGGTCTGGGTGTGGGTCATGTACCTGGGCCAGTGCACCAAGGACCTGATACGCTGGTCCAGGCCGGCTTCGCCACCTGTCGTCAAAGTGGAGATGTTCTACAACTCGGAGTACAGCATGCCCTCTACGCACGCCATGTCCGGGACAGCCATCCCCTTCTCCCTGTTCTTGCTCACCTACGGCCGCTGGGAG TACCCCATGCCACTGGGCCTGGTGCTGGCACTGAGCTGGTGTGTCCTGGTGTGCCTCAGCCGGATCTACATGGGCATGCACTCCATCCTG GACGTCATCGCCGGCATCCTCTACAGTGCTCTGATCCTGCTGCTGTTCTACCCGGCCCTGGATGTGGTGGACACATTTAACCAGACGTGCCCTTATGCCCCGCTGGCCATCATCTCTCTGCACCTGGGCCTGGGCCTCTTCTCCTTCACCCTGGACACATGGAGCACGTCGCGGGGCGATACGGCGCAGATTCTAGGCACGGGGGCCGGCATCGCCCTGGGCGCCCACCTCAACCGGCGGCTAGGGCTGCTCCCTGACCCCTCCCAGTGGCAGCTGCCATTCAGCCCACCACCCTtcagcgccgccctgctggccggGACTGTATTGCGGCTTTTGCTGGGCGTAGTGGTGCTTCTGGCCACACGCACTGCCATGAAGGCCGTGACCATCCCGGTGATATGCCGTTTGGTCGGCGTCCCCAGCCATGATGTCCGCCAGGCCCGGCAGCACATGGAGGTGGAACTCCCTTACCGCTACATTGTCTACAGCACCGTGGGCTTCAACTGCTTCTTCCTGGTCCCCTTCCTCTTCAGCTATGTGGGCCTGTGCTGA